The following coding sequences are from one bacterium window:
- the murD gene encoding UDP-N-acetylmuramoyl-L-alanine--D-glutamate ligase, with translation MIKLEGRRALVMGLGLFGGGVGLTRYLIRHRARVTVTDLREAEELAPSLALLRDLDVELHLGAHREEDFRAADVVFVNPAVPKTSPYLAFARESGTELSSEIVLFVERFRGTVLAVTGSNGKTTTAGMLGDIVSRHAPGALVGGNMGVCLLDRVDDAPPGLPAVLELSSFQLEDLGEIGWSPHIAVVTNLTPNHLDRHGTFSAYIEAKSQILAHQTARDSAVLNAEDPQVAKLAELTRGSVLRFGLDGVEGVNFYREPRGPEDKGRLVAGFAGAEQRYFELDKFAPRGDHNVANALAASAAAYAFGIPLSVTAAALTGFKPIVHRLEEIATVNGVT, from the coding sequence CCACCGGGCCCGGGTGACGGTGACCGACCTGCGCGAGGCGGAGGAGCTGGCGCCTTCGCTCGCGCTCCTGCGCGACCTGGACGTGGAGCTCCACCTCGGGGCGCACCGGGAGGAGGACTTCCGCGCGGCGGACGTCGTCTTCGTCAACCCGGCGGTGCCCAAGACGTCGCCGTACCTCGCGTTCGCCCGGGAATCGGGGACCGAGCTCTCGTCGGAAATCGTCCTCTTCGTCGAGCGCTTCCGCGGAACGGTGCTGGCGGTGACCGGCTCGAACGGCAAGACGACCACGGCGGGGATGCTGGGGGATATCGTGAGCCGCCACGCGCCGGGCGCCCTGGTGGGCGGCAACATGGGGGTGTGCCTGTTGGATCGGGTGGACGACGCCCCGCCGGGCCTGCCCGCCGTTCTCGAACTCTCCAGCTTCCAACTCGAGGACCTCGGGGAAATCGGCTGGTCCCCGCACATCGCCGTGGTGACCAACCTGACCCCCAACCACCTGGACCGCCACGGCACATTCTCCGCCTATATCGAGGCGAAATCCCAAATTCTCGCGCACCAGACCGCCCGGGACTCGGCGGTGCTCAATGCCGAGGACCCGCAGGTGGCGAAACTGGCAGAGCTGACCCGGGGGTCGGTCCTGCGGTTCGGCCTGGACGGGGTCGAGGGGGTCAACTTCTACCGGGAACCCAGGGGCCCCGAGGACAAGGGTCGGCTGGTGGCGGGTTTCGCCGGTGCGGAGCAGCGGTACTTCGAGCTGGATAAATTCGCCCCGCGGGGCGACCACAACGTGGCCAACGCCCTGGCGGCCTCGGCGGCGGCCTACGCCTTCGGCATCCCGCTCTCGGTGACGGCGGCGGCGCTCACCGGATTCAAGCCCATCGTCCACCGGCTGGAGGAAATCGCCACGGTGAACGGGGTGACC